Proteins found in one Pelmatolapia mariae isolate MD_Pm_ZW linkage group LG7, Pm_UMD_F_2, whole genome shotgun sequence genomic segment:
- the LOC134631924 gene encoding probable E3 ubiquitin-protein ligase HERC3, giving the protein MFSWGEDCQRGFYVKDGSGTDSTTTDDGVHYLNISHHIADLSAGRNVLAFVKSNGNAFIIRTNESEDGRRARGRQKFVKHKEKIEAVSCGDDVVALLSESGKVLCVDTRHPPFTPSPLEAFSNKQVSQVACGSQHSVALTKDGQLYTWGQDRRGQLGLGTRESVCRSPQHVPSLSAIPLIQVAAGGDQSFALSVSGGVFSWGRNDCGQLGLGDTKDRHTPAPVQCLNMKKAQRISCGQDHTAILTKHGAVFTFGSGQHGQLGHNSLRNELHPRLVAELWGAKATKITCGRNHTLVLTESKRVYSFGCEDQGQLGHREESNPSVPLPVRLPQGTNGRKIRNIFAGENCSFATCSSDEGIDEGSNTDFGIASQHCLDNMVDKWISECDLKSWKKIKQEILEAFSSASCLNKSFLEPSGDKHFQTSPKYPGLNMKHARHAFKKLAKKDNVLAEIEAGVLRLLPSLDQKPVGVEGLRIYLLLNELLHTVLKHTRQQSIKLAVAVANAVTRLSNESLQIIGDWWSSLSHSTMIRHINVWKQALSEILSFVPVPRNSGVRNLLLVLKYMYNANSRVAESRRIPESRFFLLLNEAFLGEDLDQWHLRSENEYAKAEPLLLCDFPIVMDLHSKKWVFDAYSEYTKLSMQMSYDLDNFFDYWGIFDDYDEDVFSLDLRRATILEDTFEQLADACDTDYKKPLRVFFDENPMSDEVYRKDFFYEVFHDLVSAESGMFMFNDSETLAWFSSKATQEDQRFFLFGVLCGLALYNHCIIHLPFPLVLFKKLLGVRPSLEDLIEFNPSVGESLQYILEDYKDDDLENLDMYFSINWDGKDIDLDPESPEKLVTSQNKKEFVDAYVNHAFKTSVENVFQEFKRGFFLVCERDLVKLFRPKELQEVMVGKDFSDWEKLKQNTHYEGEYSADHPTIQMFWEVFDELTENQKKAFLWFVTGFDRVPILGMDKIKMQVKVIDVRDLSYDQYYPETHTCISTLELPLYSTKEIMQTKLTEALSNNKRIHK; this is encoded by the exons ATGTTTTCCTGGGGAGAGGACTGTCAGCGCGGGTTTTACGTGAAAGACGGCTCCGGTACCGACAGCACGACCACTGATGATGGAGTTCATTATTTAAACATCAGCCATCACATCGCGGATCTGTCGGCAGGTCGAAACGTGCTGGCTTTCGTTAAAAGTAACGGAAACGCGTTCATTATCCGCACAAACGAGAGCGAGGATGGGAGAAGAGCGAGAGGCAGGCAGA agtttgtgaaacacaaaGAGAAGATAGAGGCTGTGAGTTGTGGCGATGATGTGGTCGCACTGCTGTCTGAGAGCGGCAAAGTTCTCTGTGTGGACACCAGACACCCACCTTTCACTCCCAG CCCACTGGAAGCTTTTTCTAACAAACAGGTTTCTCAGGTTGCTTGTGGGAGTCAGCACTCGGTTGCACTAACCAAAG ATGGTCAGCTGTATACGTGGGGTCAGGACCGCAGGGGCCAGCTGGGTCTGGGTACGAGAGAGTCTGTCTGCAGATCACCTCAACATGTCCCATCACTGTCAGCGATCCCCCTGATCCAGGTCGCTGCAGGAGGAGACCAGAGTTTcgccctctctgtctctggagGTGTTTTTAGCTGGGGCAGAAATGATTGTGGACAGCTCGGGCTGGGAGACACAAAAG acagacacacaccagCTCCTGTTCAGTGTTTAAATATGAAGAAAGCTCAGCGCATTTCCTGTGGACAGGACCACACGGCCATTTTGACAAAG CATGGCGCAGTGTTTACATTTGGCTCTGGTCAACATGGACAGCTCGGCCACAACTCACTACGCAACGAACTGCATCCTCGACTTGTTGCGGAGCTCTGGGGGGCAAAGGCCACCAAGATTACATGTGGAAG GAATCACACTTTAGTGTTGACAGAATCCAAGAGGGTCTACTCCTTTGGTTGTGAGGATCAAGGGCAGCTGGGACATCGAGAGGAGAGTAATCCATCTGTGCCGCTGCCTGTTCGACTGCCACAGG GCACCAATGGGCGCAAAATCAGAAACATCTTCGCAGGAGAAAACTGTTCATTTGCAACATGCTCGTCTGATGAG GGCATTGACGAGGGTTCAAACACAGACTTTGGCATTGCATCACAGCACTGTCTTGACAACATGGTTGACAAATGGATCTCTGAATGTGATTTAAAGTCATGGAAAAAGATTAAACA GGAAATCTTGGAGGCATTTTCCTCTGCATCCTGTCTGAATAAAAGTTTCCTTGAACCAAG CGGTGATAAACATTTCCAAACTTCACCAAAGTACCCTGGCTTGAACATGAAACATGCACGGCATGCTTTCAAAAAATTGGCAAAGAAAGACAATGTTCTTGCAGAG ATCGAGGCTGGAGTGCTACGCCTGCTTCCTTCCCTCGATCAGAAACCAGTAGGAGTGGAGGGTTTGAGAATCTACCTTCTTCTCAATGAGCTTCTGCACACAGTCCTGAAACACACACGGCAACAGAGCATAAAGCTCGCTGTGGCGGTAGCCAATGCAGTAACAAGGTTGTCAAATGAAAGCCTCCAGATTATAG GCGACTGGTGGTCCTCTCTGTCGCACTCCACCATGATTCGACACATTAACGTGTGGAAGCAGGCACTGTCAGAGATCCTGTCCTTTGTGCCTGTTCCCCGCAACTCCGGGGTCAGGAATCTGCTGCTAGTCCTCAAATACATGTACAAC gccAACAGCAGGGTTGCGGAATCTCGAAGGATACCAGAGagcaggttttttttattattgaatGAAGCATTTCTTGGTGAGGATCTGGACCAGTGGCATTTACGTTCAGAAAATGag tatGCTAAAGCTGAGCCACTTCTCCTTTGTGACTTCCCAATTGTGATGGACCTGCATTCAAAAAAATGGGTTTTTGACGCTTATTCTGAATACACCAAGCTG TCAATGCAGATGAGTTACGACTTGGATAATTTCTTTGACTATTGGGGAATttttgatgattatgatgaagaTGTATTTTCACTGGACCTGAGGCGAGCAACCATTTTGGAAGACACCTTTGAACAACTGGCGGATGCTTGTGACACAGACTACAAGAAGCCACTTAGG GTCTTCTTTGACGAAAATCCTATGAGCGATGAGGTCTACAGGAAAGACTTTTTTTATGAAGTCTTTCATGACTTGGTCTCAGCTGAATCTGGGATGTTCATGTTCAATGACTCTGAAACACTGGCATGGTTCTCCTCAAAA GCAACTCAGGAAGACCAGCGTTTCTTCCTTTTTGGAGTTCTGTGTGGATTGGCCTTGTACAACCACTGCATCATCCACTTACCCTTCCCACTGGTGCTGTTCAAGAAGCTGCTCGGTGTAAGGCCTTCACTGGAGGATTTGATAGAATTCAACCCAAGTGTTGGAGA GAGTCTGCAGTACATCCTGGAGGACTACAAAGATGATGACTTGGAAAACCTGGACATGTATTTTTCG ATCAACTGGGATGGAAAGGACATTGACCTTGATCCTGAAAGTCCTGAAAAGTTGGTGACAAGTCAAAATAA GAAGGAGTTTGTAGATGCCTACGTGAATCATGCCTTCAAAACATCAGTGGAGAATGTGTTTCAGGAGTTCAAGAGAGGCTTCTTCCTGGTGTGTGAGCGGGATTTGGTGAAGCTCTTCAGGCCAAAGGAGCTGCAAGAAGTGATGGTGGGCAAAGACTTCAGTGACTGGGAAAAGCTGAAACAG AACACACATTATGAAGGTGAATACAGCGCAGACCATCCCACCATACAGATGTTTTGGGAGGTTTTTGATGAACTGACTgagaatcagaagaaagctttCCTTT GGTTTGTGAcaggatttgaccgggtgccAATTCTCGGTATGGACAAAATCAAGAtgcaagtcaaagttatagATGTCAGGGACCTCTCCTATGACCAGTACTATCCTGAGACACACACGTGCATCTCGACCTTGGAGCTGCCGTTATACTCAACTAAGGAGATCATGCAAACCAAACTCACAGAGGCCCTGAGCAACAATAAGAGGATCCATAAGTGA